Sequence from the Candidatus Krumholzibacteriota bacterium genome:
TATACAGGAAACAGATCAGCCCCTATGAAGCTATCAAGATGATGGCGAGGACGAGGAAGACGGAATTCCATCCACAGTATTTTGATAATTTTCTCCATATGATGGGAAATATTCCGATCGGCAGTATACTGGTCCTCGAGTCTGGAGAGACAGTGATAGTCGTAGACATTAACAGGAAAACGGGCGCGTTTCCCAGGGTAAGAGTCATAAGGGACAGCAACGGAGTCGAAGTAGACAATGAGATAATTCTGGATCTTAACGAGAGAAATCCCGGAACGAGAAGAGTAAAATACAGGATACGCGGAGTTATCGACGACCCTGTCCGTAATGTCGAAATAGGAAAATATCTGATAGCCTCGGATGTGGATTGAACCGTCGGTCGTTCATTCCTGCCATAAAGAAAGCCCAGGACGATCATCCTCACGTATGATGATCCCCCCGGGCCAAACTCACTTCACCTTCAGTCGAAGCCTATACCCTTCCAGCCTTGCCAAGCTGTTCAAGGTCTCCGTGAACACTCCACGTATATTCGACTTTGTCGACGCTTGAATGGATAATGAATTCGATCGTCTTTCCCGCTTTTACCGGATTAGATCCTGTCCGGGCAAGAAAGTCCTCGCCGTCAGTCACGACGCACCATCCGGAAGGCGCGTATACATCGACAATAGAGGCTTCGGGGTCAATGATCTTCAAACCGAATATCTTCGACCCCGAAGAGGTGACTCTCAATTTTATCAAAAACCTTCCGTCTTCCATAACAGTAACGCTTTTGTTGACTGATGCCGCAGCCCCAAATGCCGAATGACTTATCGAGGCGATAACCGCAATCGCCGTCAAGACGATAAGAGCTTTCGTTTTTAGCGCATTCATGTTGTTAACTCCCATCACGTTACAAAAATAACTTAATTTAGTGATTGAGAATATCATCTCAATCAATTGCCCTGTACGACATTATTATAGCACAAATGATGATGCCATGTCGAGGGGTGAAAAGATTTCCTGCAATAAAAAACAGTGAGACATTTTTTCCCCTGACAGATTGTTTACGTATTATGTAACTGTAATAATGACAGGGTTATACGTTATTCGCAAAAAGGGAATGATCGTTGCAGCAGGACTATCGAGATGAAAAAAATAATAATATTGATGATCTGGATGATTATTATTCCATCATCGATCGTAGCTTCACCCTTTGAAAGCAACGGTGTGGAGACACATATCGGTGTCAATACGGCTATTTTCCTTCCATGGCATCACAACGGGATAGGATACGGATATGGATTCAGTCTTGTGATGAGGCCATCGTATGCGCGCTATCTTTACGATGAGCTGGAAAAATGGAATTTCGGTATCGCCCTGCAATCGACATCGCAGTATATCGCGGAAGGATTTGGGTATTCTGATCTGTGTCTATCCCTCCGTTATTATTTTAACAGGGAAAGATCAGATGTCGGATGGGAAAGTGGATTCATAGGGGCTGGAGTCGGAGTAGCGTCTGTGTCCTGGAGATCGGATAACGGACCGGGAAAACTGAAAGATACTGATTTTATCCTTGAAGCAGGTTATGAGTTCGATCTTCAGAATATACTGCAACTGCCGCTTGTACTGATGTTCAGTTTCAACTATCGCCTGATCGATATTGAGCCGGTCAGCTATACCGGCGTTGGAGCCGCTTTAAGCTTCTGTTACGGAATCGATCAATAAAGTGTTTCGGCGGATATGCTGGCACACAACTCGCTTCTGAATAACCATAACATCGTAAAGTATCATAATTGGTCGAGTCCAAGGGAAATAAGATGGAAACAAGAGTCCTGATTGTCGATGATGAAGTGCATCTTGCGAAAATACTGCAATTTACGCTTGAACATGCCGGATACAAGGTTGAAACGGCGTTTGATGGCCAGGAGGCGCTCGCGAAGGTCCCCGTCTTCTCTCCAGATATTATTATCCTTGATCTGTCTCTGCCCGTAATCGACGGGTATGAAGTCTGCAGGATATTGAAATCGGCTGAAAAGACGAGGGATATTCCAGTAGTTATTCTGTCGGCACGCGATTTCAAAAGGGATGGACTCGAAAAACCCCTGACGGCGGAACTTCTGATCGAAAAACCTTTCAACACAGAATCGCTATTGAGTGAGCTCTCGAAGCTGCCTGTCAGATGAGATCCGGAAAGACCGGTTCGCTGAGGGGGTTATACAGGTTGCATGAATACCGCGCCGTCATCAGGAGCTTCACTGGAATCTGATGATCTGACAATACCGCTCCTCGAATCCTTTTCCCTGGCCATCTCTTCGATTATCCTGCCTGTCTCGACGTCCCGGTTCTTTTCGGCGAGCATCTCAAGAGATTTATGAAGCCTCAGTGCTTCTTCCGCATTGCGTTGACGAAGCGTCTCTACCATATGAGCAAGCGCCCTCTGCATAGACGCGAACAACTGGTCTCCGACAGGTTCTTCGATTTGAGGGAATTTATCCCTGGACACATGGATAATATTCTTGTGGAGGTATAGCAGGGGTTGGAAGATCCGGTTTGTAACCAGAATTGAGAGCAGGTAGAACGATCCGATTATGATCATGGAAAAAGCGAATGTGTTGATTATAAGCAGATTCTTCATCTTGCTGACAATGGGAAGCAGCTCAGGGAACTGAGTCGAGACTGCTGAACTGTTGGAGACAAGACCAAAGTAGAAAGATACGCCGAAGGCGATCGCTACCGTCATAGAGCTGCCGAAGACAAGCAACCTTATCTGTTTCTTGAGTTTTCCAGCCATATTGACATCTGGTTGAAGACGTTCTGAATCTGTTTTTGAATAAGACATATTCTGCTCCCGGGATTTACCGGATCGGTTTGTCGCGATCCGGATAAAATTATAGCTATTATCCTTGATATATCAATAATTGTGCCATAAGAGCCCCCGGAAAGGTCAGCTTTTGGGGGAAAATGCTTCAAGGGCCGATCTGAGTTCATCAATATCGATCAAAGTATCCTTGCAGGGTCCAGAAGGACGGCTGTTTGGAATGCCGATCACTGCTATCTTTGGAGCGACATCCCTGATCCCGCTGATCAGGTCTCTTTCACACGCAATAGCTACTATTGCCCTTGGGGATATTCTGCTGATGATCTTTCTCGCGACGCTGCCTCCCGGAGCGGTATGGACCTCTATGTCCGGGAATTCGCCGCAGACTCTGACAGCTTCTTCGCGGATATCCTTTCTCAGGCATCTCGGAAAGAGAGCGAGTACCGGACCTTTATCATCAGGTGCAGGACGGGCGAGAGTATTGGCGACCCTGATAAAAGAATGACTCAACCGGTCACGGGAGATACCGAGTTTCGATGCGACTTTGATCACTATCGGCAGTATAAAGAATAACAGGCCGCTGCCTCTCGTGAGGCAGATCTTCAGATAGCTCCTTCTGCTCAGGACGGAGATGACCAGAAGCAGGTACCAGGCGAGGACGAAGAGAGAAACAAGAAGAAAAGAGACGCTGATAATGGTGGCCCAGTTCTTTCCGAATGATTCGAATCTGGGAAGGATCAGATACCAGAACAGAGCGGCAAGCAGGATCATAGTAGCAAGGACGATCATTGAAAGGATAATAAAAGTCCCTTTACTTTCCGATATAGTTTCTTCCCCGCTATCATTCTCCCAGTCGGCCCATTCATCTCCCAAGACTCTTTTGTCTTTCAACCGTCCGGGATCACTGTTCTTTTCATCTGTCATAGCAGTAAAGTAACTGAAGGAAGAATTTTGTTCAATAATATAAATCGTTGTGAGAGACTCACCGTGGAAGGGAGAAGAATGAGTGCATGATCAGGAAAAATGAATATTTTGCTCTGACGGTCGGACTTGTCTCGATATCGTTCGCCGCGATATTCATCAAACTTGCGCAGGCGCCCGCTCCGGTCGTTTCCGCGTTGAGAATGATATTCTCAACGCTGCTGATAATCCCATACGCGATGTGTTCGAAAAATTTCAGAAGAGAGATTGCGTCCCTGTCGATCAACGACGCGGCGCTCCTTGTTTTCTCTGGAATACTGCTCGCCGCTCATTTTCTTTCATGGATAACTTCTCTTTCCCTTACCGGAATAACGAGCAGCATAGTCTTTGTAACGACGAGTCCGCTTTTTGTCGCTTTGTACACCGTGATCTTTTTCAGGGAGAAGGTGTCCGGGTCTTTCTGGGCC
This genomic interval carries:
- a CDS encoding response regulator, whose product is METRVLIVDDEVHLAKILQFTLEHAGYKVETAFDGQEALAKVPVFSPDIIILDLSLPVIDGYEVCRILKSAEKTRDIPVVILSARDFKRDGLEKPLTAELLIEKPFNTESLLSELSKLPVR
- a CDS encoding DUF116 domain-containing protein, whose amino-acid sequence is MKDKRVLGDEWADWENDSGEETISESKGTFIILSMIVLATMILLAALFWYLILPRFESFGKNWATIISVSFLLVSLFVLAWYLLLVISVLSRRSYLKICLTRGSGLLFFILPIVIKVASKLGISRDRLSHSFIRVANTLARPAPDDKGPVLALFPRCLRKDIREEAVRVCGEFPDIEVHTAPGGSVARKIISRISPRAIVAIACERDLISGIRDVAPKIAVIGIPNSRPSGPCKDTLIDIDELRSALEAFSPKS